The genomic region atcaagccaccaatcatattgaacatgtaagtaataagtaaaagtaaatgtaattcaaccaaaccaatatgaaaggtgttcaaaacataagtataatatcaatgtttagcggaagcataaaaataaacccaacataagtatgagtatgaaatgtcataatgtttaatcaaagcattcacgatccttgtccacaacgaccgcgcctcccagtgcaagctccatgtatacctaacggcgtgcaaggcatgtaacagagagtcaacaactagttgagcgagttcacagtgggttgtttagtaataatGTTCATTTCGTAAACTGTTTGTTTATTTAGTAGcccatgtatcgtttataattacatcgcggccctccaggcatgtttgcaaAGATTTGTGGgaatttcccatgtattgtagactagttttatttgtatcgcggccctccaggcatgtgtgcgaagtttagtatctgTATCGCgaccattccaggcatgtgtgcgaagtttagtatcagtatcgcggccattccaggcatgtgtgcgaagagtagtgggggcttccccatgtatcactagtctagcagtaacAATGTAAGTACAAGTAACCGTTCTATTCCATTCCCAacccccgggaatcccatgccttggaaagagtgtgaactcaccttggtttgctcagtatgctaagtatgtgctcacagttaatcaatcaagtcctaaagtacgcacgtatacataatcagtttgtattcacgaaATTCACGTATATGCATAATCAGAGTGGATATCGAATCAATGATCACCAAGCAGCACCAAAACATGTATTCAAGTTCATAAAAGTTATGCTCAACATTAAACAGCAGTTAGGTAatccagttaacacttaacagagttaaatcagGTTATTGTGCAGTTTAcccattcggcgaaacacccctgtCTCGCCATGAAGTCCCTTCGACGAAATACCCTAGGTTTCGTCGTGATGTCCTCGGCGAAACACTTTGTGTTTCGTCATATTCGTTTCGTCAAAACCGGTGTCGGCGAAACACTTTTGTTTCGCCATGCCCGTTTCGTCATCAAGTGTTTCGTCCGAATGTCAGTTACGTCGTCTAAACATTAAAtcacaaaaaccctaatcatttGTAATAGCCGTCATGAACATCATCGATTATCATCATCAGTAAATCATAGGTATTCAATCAATCCTAACAGGACCAACCATTTATCTTAACCCTTTATTCATACCCGAGCATAACAAGAACACGAATCCACCCTAAAAATCAGTCTATATCATTGATTCATAACCCATTCAGACTAACAACAATAAGAACCCTATGTGTTCACAACCCGACTCGTTTTACAAGTTTCATTATCGATCGTGATAGTCATTATCAACAACTAACACGGAAAAAATCCAACCAAAATATCAACAATCATATTTACAATCTAACGTATGCAAATCACAATGATCACAACCTTTATCACTGTCATCTTTCATTGAACCCTAGTCTACAGTATTCCATCAAAATCATACACTAAGCATGCATTCGTGAACAGGTAAGCGTTAGCAATAGACTAACCGAATCGAGATGACAAGTAGGGAATACGAGAGAGAAAGCTGATGGTGAGGATAGTTGTTGCCGTCACACAGTGgggagttctagggtttcaaccTTTGCCAAAAAGTGTTACGAATGGAACAGAATAGTGAATAAATATTTCGTGTAATGGGTtaggcccttaatgggcttcggcgaatcgtgggccggcgaaacacattATTTCGTCGAACAAGGGATGGCGAAACACATCAGTGTTTCATCGGGTTGTTTAATGGCGAAACACTTTGTTTCGTCTACTCGTTTTGTCTGCTGGGTTATCATATCACTTAAACATATTACAACGTATACATTTAAACATCCAAACACATAAGCATGCACAATCACCATACACTTTATCAtgtcacaacgtatacagttacaaagaaAACAACTTAAGCAAACAGTTAACGTACATTTAATGCGAAAacagaatcttggaaactcgagttgtcacagttaatttcttgaaaacttgaCTCTTTTTAAAATTATCGTTTTCGGACTTACCTCTTTCGTCGTTTGGTTCATGCTTTGGTTTTTCACTTAgatgttcttccatttttacctcttcaatTATTACTTCCTTAGTAAAATTAGCCTCTTCCCTCTCGCGGGACTCTTTTATTAAGTGTTCAAGATTTTTGAGACTTTGTACAATTCTCTCGGCTTCGGGGAGGATAGATGGTGGTGTTTCGTGAAAGTTAGAGGGATAAGTGTCCCAATCAAAGCTTGATTTTGGAAGTTCAaaccttggttcctcatagtacgcATATGAGGTGGatggttcataccttggttcctcatagtaagcGTATGAGGTGGATGGTTCGAAAAGGTCACAATATTGCACCGAGTGAGGATTACCGCAAATGGTACAATATTCTTCTTCGTAATCATCCTCTTCGTAGTAGTAagtgtaacctcctgagtattgatccatgagGAATCACTCAGTAGAttacagagtctcgggaccagaaaacaaaattaaaaagcTGAAATAGAGGCTCACCACGGCCCCATGGTCaacagacacggccccgtggtcagattctgcatctgggcgtttaAGACTTGTTACTAGTTATACATGGGGGCGTGTTTAGTGTGCACAGCCCTGTGTTCAGCTTACTGTTATGCTAAAAATTcctaaaaagttaaaaatgagcGCGCAGTTTTGAAAATGGTTTTttaaaaaatgattaggccgtcaATTTTAAGATTTCTTAAAATCTTtgtgtccccgacaacggcgccaaaacTTGGTGTACGTTAAGcgtgatatgattttattaatattttaagcccattttacgcatcagtcaagttttaaatttataaaacacgatattgtaCTAACACTAAACATACACTTGGGCTAGTGCACCCATCGctagcgtagtatagtgttggtaagataccgagctcgtccaaggacataagagcttttaatactggttTATCGTGAACGTCTAATCAGTCTAAATTTTTTAAAAGagtttttaaacatgaaaataaaactaaaaagtaaaagataaatgaaagaaaaacaaatagacaagatagaatcactttgatccaactcatctttaatgtaccctttgatgattttcgcactttcggactttttaagagattatcttagttatagtagtaggcccctcttttgaaggtgacgttaccctcaaccagtggtttgagtcagcagagATATGACGTGAGGTCGAAGTCTCAATCAATTTTAAACCAAATACAACTATTAGATaacggtaagtgggtatcgaactcaAGGAGTTTGTGGAATGTGTGTTATCTAAATGTATGTCTAGGTTAACTAagattaaactaattgcaagGAAAGTAAATTCAAAGAGTTGGATTGTTTGATTTTAAACTAAGATTACGAATTAACTTGCGAATTGAGAATTGgttttgtaaacaatttagagacaaatgaccatcctagacTTCCGGTTTCAATTGTCATTCAAGCTTTAATCcaactagaaagaaccacatagacatggttcATGTGTAGTTACGTGCtcgtgatgaaagggaactaagtactcggatgcctagaatgcgaggttgttacccgatgaccaatcaatcaatacccaatcctaatccctcccatgatatctcgattgccaacggcaccaagaacgtatggtttaaaCTACGATCAAAGCATCAACTAACTATTTACGAACAAATATcaacacaccataataaacaaacaaaagttgcaagtctattattctagaaataaagatCAAAACATGAAATGTCTCAAGCAAACCTTCAATCCAGGATGATCACAAATAGCTTAGCCACTCATGACTTTAATCATCATCCTCACACAAGTTTCAATGTTCATAACAATTAAAAACATAAACCGAATGATTAGAAATTGTCTTCAAGCACCAAGAACACCCAAATTCGTCTCTAGAACAGTTAGTAACCGAATAACCATCATGAGACCTTAAAATTGCAATTAAGAGGGCAGTTACGAGTTCATGTTGCACGGCACCATAAGCTACGGCTAGTGCCATAAGCTACAACGCTGAATGGGTTGTTAGGAGGACAGGACATTGCCATAACCTACGGCGCCAGCCGTAGGCTATGGCGCCTTCAAAGATCTTACGGTGACCTTGAACTGGAGTACGACGGATCTTGGCAAATAAGGGTGCCGTAACCTATGGCCCTGACCGTAGGCTACGGCGATGTCTGATGTTTTCTCCTTTGTTTCTTGTATCAATTCTTCAAACCTTAACTTGTTTCCACCACATGCGTGCTCTCATCCGAGCACCATAAAAGTATTCTTTAATGCTTCTTTAGACCTGCAAAGCCAAATGCACCGTAGTTAACAAGTTCCACAGATTAACCAATTTAAACATGAGATGTGCGTATATTTAGATcgtttaagggttgtcctacggaccacccatcacatccccacacttacccgttgcttgtcccaagcaacccattTAATCAAACTCAATTTTTCAAGCGATCAAGTGTAAACCAAGCAACAAATGTCCTCATTTACTATTTCTTTCCCAAACCCGCACATAATACACCCCTTACAATACTCTCTTCTCGATGGCAAAGAATAACTAGCAAAAGAAGCTAGATCATACTCAAAGCAAATGGGTAGTTGAACAACAATATGCTTGTACTTAAATCGATCTTTTGCCTAAAGAATGTGCTACACATGCAAGTGAATCAAAGGGACTCTAAGGGTTGCAACACGGCTAGGCATATAGGTAGGAAATGGAGATACACGTAATAGCTAATGATTCGACCCGGTCTTTTATTTCTATCTAACCCAAACAACTGCACATCAActtctctcttttttttcttttttttttcattgctctttctcttttcttttctttttttcttttcttttcatcatcattttttttctaaataaactaACAATTGAAACTTCACATAATAGACATACGAATATAAAATGCTAATACTATTAGACTGGGTCGAATACGGGTGAATTTATGAGGAATTAGGCAAGGGTTAACAAATGATTGGTTAAAAGCTCAAAGTGGCTACTAAaagtccaaacccccgcccctctcgctaccatgctcatatatgtaattcatgaggtccaacccccaatTCCCATGCTCGCACACACGTTGACGAGGCTACCTAAGTGCCCTTATCCTTTTCACATTCATGCAAGTTAAGGCCTCAAACCGCATctaagcacaagttctaatgtacCCCCACCcattgccactctcatcaaagaaaattatttctaataatctcaaagaGATGgctcaactctcaccaagaaagaACTAGGGCATATGGGTTACCGATGTATCATGCGGTTTAGTATTCAAATTTTCGATTCGGACCATTTTcactagatttaaaaaaaaagtaaactgcaattttaccccctgagattaggggtcattggcatgtctacctcccccccccccccaaggaaataattgcaattttaccccccactgtttgctgttatgtcgcaAGTTTACCCCATGCCGTCAGTCAACAGTTATTTGATTGTTATaggcaggggtattttggtaatcttaccctatatttattattattattattattattattattattattattattattattattattattattattattattattattattattattattattattatttataaaatcaaattatcatcatcatcttcaaaacCAGATCCATCATCATCTTCTAATTACCCAGATCCATCATCATCCACTCCCTCAACCACCGTAACCACTCCTCCTCACCACCTCCCATAACTCATCCACCCCCACTTCTCCCTCTCCGGTGTAAGTTTTTCGGCGAAACCCTGGGTGGACCACCAACGATGAAACATTATTCCACTCAAGCAAACCCAAAACCTCCACTGCTTCCTTTAACTTCCCCTCCTTGCACAACACATCAAACTCCTCAATCATCCCGCCGTCTTCGTCCGGTTGAGTACAATTCATCCCATTACTCTGTAAGCTACCCCAAAAACTCTGTTGATTACCCATCATGTATGTATTCTGCACATTTCTACCTTGTTCATACAACCTATTTGAAGTATTCTGATTTTCGCTAGAAATCCCATTAGGGTTTTGCTCAAATCGGTCATTATTTCCCCTAAAATACGGATTATTGTTACTAGCATAATTATTAGATTGGGCGTTTTGATAATCAAAGGTCTCATGGTCAACCCATCCGAGCTCATTTAAATTCTGACCCATTACCAACACACTCATAATGGCCCATTACCAAAAAGCAGCCTCGATTCAACAACTCCAATTTCGTTCGATTTTAAGTTTCGTTCGATGTGGTAATAATCCTTAATCTTTTTATTTTCGTTTATTAAATTTCGTTCGATTTTCGTATAACAATggtgttgtgttttttttttgtaggtGCAACAGGTTCAGACATGTGTCAACCTGCTTATAGCTTTTGCCAGCAAATTTTTGAGGATATACTATCTTTAACAGACAACGTAAATGTAAGAAATTTTAAAAGACAAACTCATAAAATACATAAAGTTAAATAAATTCTATaatgatatgttttttttttcagtacTATGATATAAGGAAGAAATGTGATGGGAGCTTGTGTTATGACTTCTCAAAGTTGGAAAACTTTTTAAGCAAATCATCGGTTAAAAAAGCATTAGGGGTACCAAGCAGTCTAGATTATGTTTCATGTAGTGATTTAGTGTTCCGGTCTATGCTTAATGATTGGATGAGAAATCTTGAAGTTGAGATTCCAGCACTTTTGGAAGACAAGATTCAATTGCTTGTGTATGCAGGAGAATATGATCTTATTTGCAACTGGCTTGGTAAGTTGATTTCTTCCGTTATGAAAAAAGAATCCAACCGTTTTACGTTTAACTGAAATAATAGAATAAAATGCAGGGAATTCGAGATGGGTTCATGCCATGTCATGGTCTGATCAGAAAGATTTTATTTCAGCTTCAAATGTTTCGTTTATAGTCGACGGAAAAGAAGCTGGCATTTTAAAAAATCATGGGCCTTTGACTTTTATTAACGTTCATAACGCTGGACACATGGTCCCTATGGATCAACCAAGGGCTGCATTAAAGATGTTGGAGTTGTGGACCACAGGGAAGCTACTTCCACCCAACAAGGTGTGGGTGCGGGTGcacctgtttttttttttgtagacactcaagaaaataaaaattataaaaagctTCCGTTTCGTTATAAAGATCCATGTACTGTAGAAGATATTTGCATTATATGTGTATATGAAAGCAAGAAAGAAAGATAGAAAAAGGTTAAAACTTTACTTGTAATTAGCCAGCAACTGGGCTAGCAACTGGGCTGATTGGTTTGCTAACAAAACACCATTTTAGTTTTTGAATTTTACACGCGTTTCTAACATCATACATGTTCAACCAACTTCTGGACTATTTCTAACATTTAACCTTTATTAGATCATGTATTTCCATTCAAGGGTTACTTGTAAAACATGAAGTTATATTGGAATATCACCTAAAAATATCATATTTGGAAAAAGTATACATAGTAACATAAGAACATTAGCATTTAGCTATAACACTTCGCGTACAAGTTAAACAAAATTCTGTTGCAGGGGGTAATATTGTTAATTAACACAAAGTATAGGGGGTAATAAGAAAGGATAAATTAGTAATTTACTAGTGGAGGGTAATTGTGCGACTTAACAGGAATGTTGGGGGGTAAAATggaagggtaatatagtcatttcaacttagagttaacagatctgttattGACTTTGACGCAgggggtaaggttgcgacataacagcaaatagtggggggtaaaattgcaattatttccttggggggggtagacatgccaatgacccctaacctcaaggggtaaaattgcagtttactcttaaaaAATTTTCAATTATCACAAAATTttcccctcatccccacacttgggatacattgtctcCAATGTATGTTTTGAAGGGAAAATCGCTTTCATCAAGAACATCTATTTTTGCTTATTTtctcaaaccacaaatttctttttgtttttttaactaaAAGCACCACTAATCTATCATATCCCATAACACATCAACACCTCAAACACCACCCATCCTCCCAACCAAACATCAAACATAATAATGTACACAAAGATACAAGATGAGATGAGACACGACCTGATCAATAATATCTGGGCTGCGGAGGCCCGAAGATAGATGTCATCATATCCGCAAACTCTCCGAATCCAAACGAGCCACTGCTGCTACCGCCCTGATCACCTTCTTGGCTGGCTTGTTGATGACCCATTCTCGTATGTGGATCCACCCACTGTGAATGGTGCAATGGTGGGGTGGGGTATGTAACACTACCATCGTATAGCGGTAGTGTGGAATAATCCACAATCGGTGGGTCGGATATAACCGGCTGGCCTGAATGCCAAGCGTCGTGCATGCGTCTCTGGCGATCATCGAGATAACGATTGTTCATTTCCTCTTGATGGGCGTACATATGGGCTCGATTCCATTGCTCCTGTCAGTCATAACTTTGCTTAAGAGCCCTTTCCACACTAGCTCCCATATATGTTTGTTGATCGAACAACATCTGATTTGGCTCGGACCAAACGACAAATGTGGGAGGCCGCCTTTGTTCGACCACTTGCTCCATATTTCCTGAATGAGCCCAGTACGAGTCGTATGGCTGCCGTGCATAATCAAATGCACTCCCAATGTAGCCCGATTGTGTTCCCACTCCATTAACACCACCACTTGGTCCGGCACCCCTCATCTCTATATCGACTATAAACGTGTCCACTCGATAGTCGTCATCACCACTCTCATCCCCATCGCTACTCTTAGGCTCATCAGCCTCACCCGGTTGTAGAGGGCGGGCATCCACCTTCGATGCCCTCCATCGTTTCCCATCACTCTTCAGCTTATGATATATTTCTGACTCCTTATACTCCGAACTCGGTCCCAAATGTTGTATGTCGAACGGCTTGAACCTTTTATAAGACCCTTTGTCTTCCACTCTGATTGCCGCATATAACTTCATCAAAGCGGTGATTAATCGACAATGTGGGACAATCTTTCGCTCCCCACTGTTCTGCCTGATCCAAATGTTATTCAATACAAGGAACTGAAATGGGACAAGTGGCGACCCATGTAATAGCATGTAAACAACCGGCACCTCCGCAAACCTTACTTCAACCTTGTCATGCCGCCTTGGGATAACATTATGTGTACACAACACCAACATCACTTTTGCCTCGATCCTCAAATTCCTTATCAACAGCTTCCCGTGTGTGGTTCCCGGAACAAAGAGATAGTCAAGCATATGTTACTATTGTGGATGGTTTTGGGGGTTAGAGTATAAGTCCTCTAGCCATGGGAAGATGTATTGATTTGACGGCTTGCTATCAAACTTTGCAATTCGATGTAGAGAATCATAAGACATTTCAACAATTACCCCATTAACTGTCTCTATAAGCTTCATTTTTTACGGGGCCTTGAAAGGAGGACATGTGAGAGTAGCCATC from Helianthus annuus cultivar XRQ/B chromosome 10, HanXRQr2.0-SUNRISE, whole genome shotgun sequence harbors:
- the LOC110884821 gene encoding serine carboxypeptidase-like isoform X1 is translated as MAHYQKAASIQQLQFRSILSFVRCGATGSDMCQPAYSFCQQIFEDILSLTDNVNYYDIRKKCDGSLCYDFSKLENFLSKSSVKKALGVPSSLDYVSCSDLVFRSMLNDWMRNLEVEIPALLEDKIQLLVYAGEYDLICNWLGNSRWVHAMSWSDQKDFISASNVSFIVDGKEAGILKNHGPLTFINVHNAGHMVPMDQPRAALKMLELWTTGKLLPPNKVWVRVHLFFFL
- the LOC110884821 gene encoding serine carboxypeptidase-like 48 isoform X2; amino-acid sequence: MCQPAYSFCQQIFEDILSLTDNVNYYDIRKKCDGSLCYDFSKLENFLSKSSVKKALGVPSSLDYVSCSDLVFRSMLNDWMRNLEVEIPALLEDKIQLLVYAGEYDLICNWLGNSRWVHAMSWSDQKDFISASNVSFIVDGKEAGILKNHGPLTFINVHNAGHMVPMDQPRAALKMLELWTTGKLLPPNKVWVRVHLFFFL